In Neomonachus schauinslandi chromosome 6, ASM220157v2, whole genome shotgun sequence, a genomic segment contains:
- the AP3M1 gene encoding AP-3 complex subunit mu-1: MIHSLFLINCSGDIFLEKHWKSVVSQSVCDYFFEAQEKAADVENVPPVISTPHHYLISIYRDKLFFVSVIQTEVPPLFVIEFLHRVADTFQDYFGECSEAAIKDNVVIVYELLEEMLDNGFPLATESNILKELIKPPTILRSVVNSITGSSNVGDTLPTGQLSNIPWRRAGVKYTNNEAYFDVVEEIDAIIDKSGSTVFAEIQGVIDACIKLSGMPDLSLSFMNPRLLDDVSFHPCIRFKRWESERVLSFIPPDGNFRLISYRVSSQNLVAIPVYVKHSISFKENSSCGRFDITIGPKQNMGKTIEGITVTVHMPKVVLNMNLTPTQGSYTFDPVTKVLTWDVGKITPQKLPSLKGLVNLQSGAPKPEENPSLNIQFKIQQLAISGLKVNRLDMYGEKYKPFKGVKYVTKAGKFQVRT, from the exons atGATCCACAGTCTATTTCTCATAAACTGTTCCGGTGACATATTTCTAGAGAAGCACTGGAAGAGCGTTGTAAGCCAGTCTGTCTGTGATTATTTCTTTGAAGCTCAAGAGAAAGCTGCTGATGTTGAAAATGTACCACCTGTCATTTCAACACCTCATCACTACCTCATCAGTATCTACCGGGACAAGCTCTTCTTTGTGTCTGTCATACAGACTGAAGTGCCCCCTCTCTTTGTAATTGAGTTCCTACATCGAGTTGCTGACACTTTTCAG GACTACTTTGGTGAGTGTTCGGAAGCTGCAATTAAGGATAATGTGGTCATTGTATATGAGCTCTTGGAAGAAATGTTAGACAATGGATTTCCACTGGCTACTGAATCtaatattttgaaagaactgATTAAACCACCAACAATTCTCCGTTCTGTCGTCAACTCTATCACAG GCAGTAGTAATGTTGGGGACACACTCCCCACTGGGCAGCTGTCCAACATCCCATGGCGCCGGGCAGGGGTAAAGTACACAAACAATGAAGCCTATTTTGATGTCGTTGAAGAAATAGATGCAATTATAGATAAATCAG GATCTACAGTCTTTGCAGAAATTCAGGGGGTCATTGATGCTTGCATTAAGCTATCTGGAATGCCtgacctttctctttctttcatg AACCCACGGCTTCTAGATGATGTCAGCTTCCACCCCTGCATCCGGTTCAAGCGCTGGGAATCTGAAAGGGTTTTGTCATTTATTCCTCCAGATGGAAATTTCCGACTCATATCATATCGTGTCAGCTCACAAAA tcTAGTGGCAATACCGGTCTATGTGAAACACAGCATCAGCTTTAAGGAGAACAGTTCTTGTGGTAGATTTGATATTACGATTGGACCAAAGCAGAATATGGGAAAAACTATTGAAGGAATCACAGTAACAGTTCACATGCCAAAAGTTGTGCTGAATATGAACCTGACACCAACACAAGGCAGCTATACATTTGATCCAGTCACCAAG GTACTAACGTGGGATGTGGGAAAAATTACTCCACAAAAGCTCCCAAGTCTTAAAGGACTGGTAAATTTACAGTCCGGAGCACCCAAGCCAGAAGAGAATCCAAGTCTCAACATACAGTTCAAGATCCAGCAACTTGCTATTTCTG GCTTAAAAGTAAACCGCTTGGACATGTATGGGGAGAAATATAAGCCATTTAAAGGAGTCAAATATGTCACGAAAGCTGGAAAATTCCAAGTGAGAACATGA